The Primulina tabacum isolate GXHZ01 chromosome 10, ASM2559414v2, whole genome shotgun sequence region ATGCTTGCACTCCCCATTCATCACCAAACACAACAAAAGTACGCCACCTCTGCTAAATCCCCCCAAATTATCGTCTGAATAgatataatttaaaaactatataattatttgaaaatttatatttcgtAATTGTCACATAAAATTTGTTCAATACGTTTTATCGGCtgagataatatatatatatatatatatatatatatattgctaCCAATTGCAATGGATCTTGGTCCATCGAGACCCCACTCCTATAACAATAAATGACCAAATTGCACGAATTCTTCTTCCAGAACTCTCTCTCTATATCAAATAGCTTAGCTGTGTCGTGTCACTTTCTATTCCATTCTACCAACCATTTTCCTAATATCTCCAATATCAAGAGAAAAAGAGACAATAAAGAAATGAAGATTCGATGCGATGAATGTGGGAAGGAAGCATACGTTTTCTGCACTGCGGATGAGGCAGCCCTTTGCCAAAACTGCGATGATCGAATCCATAACGCCAACAAAATCGCCCTCAAACATCCCCGTTTCTCCCTTGAACACCCTCTATGCAAAGAATCCCCGAGCTGTGACGTTTGCCAGgtgacaaaacataccatcgtCTTACCAAAAAAACgagatattttaaatttattcgaCGAATTTTCGAAATAATCATATGTTATATGCTTCATTTATAATAACACAGGAAAGGAAGGCGTTACTGTTTTGCCAAGAACACAGGGCTTTACTTTGTAAAAAGTGTGATGTTCCAGTACACAGAGCCAATGAACACACCAGGAAGCACAACAGGTTTCTTCTCACCGGAGTCAAGATTTCACCTGCCGCCGATTCCGAACATCAAGCTACCACGTCCCCCATCAAACTTAGATCAGAAACAAATACCAAGAATTCAGTAACCATGGAAACAAGTTTCCAATCGAATTCGGTTTCAAATAATTCAGAACAAATGTCAAATTTTTACGGGTATGATAACGAATCGAGCCAGCTCGTTGGCCAGCAGGGTTCAGCTTCAACCAGCAGCATATCAGAGTATTTCATGGAGGGTTTACCTGGTTGGCATGTTGAGGATTTGCTCGATCCTTCACCATTTCGGTTTCTGTAAAGTTCGCTAAATGTTACATTACATTACAATCTTACTACAATATTACTGATATATATGCTAGCATACGATTCACATGGttgttagaaataataaaaaatttcacgCAGAAGTAACAAAACAAAGAGTATTTACAGATGAAGAATTTCGGAAGATATTTTTGGAGCTTTTCCCACGAAAGGCGTGGTACCGTAACATCAAAATGCAGGAAAAAGACTCAGAAAATCCATTGATATTTAAATGTATTCAGCTCTCTCTTTTGACAGCAAATGATGAAAAGGCCACAATTGAAATTTTTCTCAAGAATCCCCTTTCATTTTTTTCCTTTCCTATGTGTTCAAATGGGTTAAATCAGTGGATCGGTGTGATATTCTAGTGATCCTGATATGTTCGAGAAAACAGGAGTCATCCCATATATAGTATAGATGAATAGTACTGTAGGATAAAGACGGGACCTATTTCTATTGTTAACGTTATAATAAGAAGTCTTACTCCTATACTCGTgaatactgaaattgaagattgttgagtagtgtatgatttttGTGGCTAATAATGATTCGATATAATGACAAATGATTAATCATAAAATGATttaatgacatgatattttgtgaCATTGAAGCAATCGATTTATCGTCGATTTCtagaataaatccgataaattgtgaaatcatactgaaattgaagattgttgagtagtgtatgattttaacgaagtagagaagattatagtggtgttattttgaattattcctaatttgttttaattagggatttttaatcgttgggTTGAGATTGtagagttgtttgtcagttgttattaattctgattatgtattcggagtctacgaagtataggctacacgttgatataaagtttttgtaatttgacggatgttgtaaaatagcctattatttgaagctaattaattagggtgtgtttgatggtagtattgtgaattaaatacaccagaatattaaattgttgaacaatacgaatttataatcgagttttatattttgttgaattaattgttgttgggctatttgatgttataaattgaggctgttataactgtgttgatacggtgacaatgatctgataattattgttgaattatttagatacatcacaagcctcaggatcaaagaaatagccagattgtatatatactcgattatcaggtacgtgttgacgtacgagcatatgttgttattgtttagtattgatgaatactattgtgttgaacgatgataaatcaccggaattgggtgatttggtattatatttgttgttgtttattattgttgatattgttgactatcgttgttgggagacgtctcgttgatgttgtcacgttgatgttgttcgttcaacgatattgccgtcgccggtgttggggtgcgacgtatcgttgatgttgttattcgttcgacgatattgctgtcgccggtgttggggtgcgacgtgtcgtcgatgttgttgttcgttcgacgatattgctgtcgccgatgttggggtgcgacgtatcgtcgatgttgttgcattgtgatgttgttgaggttgttgttggctgattgtccagaaacggcaaagggggtatttctattatgatttcagttatattttatgttgttaatataactgttatgtattgcgatgatgattgttgtatatgctcaccctttgagggctgtttctgttgggcaggttacaggactatgcgtgagacatgatagtggtgaaggactaggtgtgtctagtcaaacagtcttgtagttgatagtagatagagacaatgtagcttattgtcttatttgagttgtatgtgtgtatgtattatactgtttctgctacactgacgtagatagtgtggtgattgcactattttgtcgtatatgcattatattattacttcgtcgaaaaaaaaaatattatgcatatgacgtcacatgttgcatgattacgtgacaaggtttggggcgccacatttggtggtatcagagcatatgttaGATGTCTGGGATAGTTAAGAGTTGGGTTTGTGATGAGGGAGTTGGATGACGATATTATCTGCGTGTGTCTGTGCATTTGACTTGTTATGATGATTTCTCGATATGATTGATTGTCTTGCGTGTACTTTCGTGCGAAAGATGTGATGATGATTACTggattgtaattgttaaatgttGTGATTAACAATTTGATTATCAGTGATGGCAGCTAGAGAACAGGTACATCCACACGAGGAAACAGATGAGGTTGACAATGGGTTTGGACAGATGAATCCATTGCCACCTCCTCCTATGGGACATGCACCTGCAGATCAGCCTTTATTGCCTGGTGAGTTGACTTTGGCACAGTTCAGCAGTTATCTTCCGCCGAGATTTGATAGTTCTGAGACTGGTGAGCGAGCCGAGGAGTGGATTGAGAGGATAGAGCAGATATTTGTGACCGCTCCGTGTGCTAGGTCTGCTTGGTTACGATTGGCTACATTTCAGCTTTCGAGGAATGTATTATTGTGGTGGCAGACGACTGAGGCCGGATTGAGAGCTCAGGGCCGTACTGttgattgggatgtgtttcggtctcgttttcttgataaatatttttctatagcagccagacaaaagaaagagaaagaatttgaggatttgagaaagggtagtatgtctgttgctgagtatgagactcgatattctgcattgctgaaatatgtgccacatattgctacgaatgttcatgctaagatgaggcatttcttgaaaGGGTTGAAGTTAGAGTTATTTGATCGTGTGCAATCGAACAACCCAGTATCATTTGAGGATGCAGTGACGAGAGTTGAGATGGCTGAGTTGGTTATGCAGGAGTATGGGGCTCAGGGACGATTATCAGAGCCAACTAGGGAGTCATTGCGACCTCAGGGACagtcttttaaatatcagaagggttcatcttcttcttcagcatcatctgGGAAGCGTCGATTTGATTCACGACGTGTTGAGAGTCGTGGGGGCAGTTCTCAGTCTGTTCAGGGACAGAGAGGAGAGTCCAGAGCAGTGAGATGTTATCGTTGTGGGGGACCTCATCTGATCAGAGAGTGTACACAGACCGAGATCACCTGTTTTGAGTGTGGCGGTGTTGGTCATCTGGCGAGACAGTGTCCTAGTCGTGAGGGACAGCGAGAGCCTAGGAGTGCTAGAGGTAGATCCTCAGAGAGAGGAGGACGACAGCCTCAGCAGTTTACACCACGACCTTCTGGAGGACAGCCACGTATGCAGGGAGCTGGTCCGCCTCAGGCACAGgtgtatgctttgacacgagagcaggcagaggaggcacgAGAGGAGATGATAGCGGGTAAGTGTTATTTATGTTCTTATCCTGCTTATATTCTTATTGATACAGGTGCCTCGCATACTTTTATATCGAAGAGGTTTGTGGTTGAGCATCATATGCGCTCGTCTCCATTGTCTCTGCCTCTTTCTGTCTCGACACCCTCTggagttgatatatcagttgtatctatgatatcagatggtattatttcttatgagggctatgagctgagatctgatatgattattctagagatgactgattttgattgtattgtgggaATTAATGTGCTGAGGAGATATTGTGCGACAGTTGATTGTTATCAGCGGGTGGTATATTTTTACACACATGAGAAAGAGCGTTGGACATTTATGGGAAGGGTTCTCGTCCCCGTGTTCCGTTGGTATCTGCCATCCGGATGTCTCGGTTATTGGAGCATGggcatgagggttatcttatttatgctgtagatgtgacagaaaagaagaaggaggtgggaatagaggagatacctatagttgctgagtttgccgatgtatttcctgatgagattccaggcttcccaccagcccgtgaggtggagtttgggATCGAGTTGATGCCAGATACTTCCCCTATTTCTCGTactccttacagaatggcaccagcagagttgagagagttgaaaacccagttgcaggacttgctggacaaaggatacattcgccctagtgtatcgccttggggtgcaccagtcttatttgtgagaaagaaagatggaactatgcggctttgtatcgactatcgacagctgaataaggtaacgattaagaataaatatcccctccctcgtattgatgatttgtttgatcagttacagagaacctcagtatattcgaagattgatttgaggtcaggatatcatcagatacgagttagagaggaggatattaagaagacagcattcaggaccagatataacgccccagattcgacgactgtcatcactgtatcaagacgagtctttccagcgtgcttatgtcctcactcacacgcaccctgggaaacttcccaggaggtcacccatcccaaaattgccccaagtcagcacgcttaactttggagttcttatgtgatgagctaccgaaaagaagatgcaccttcgtgatatgagtagtacaaatcaaatcttttaagccctcttcaactgtacagtccattacattgaacagtctcggaatccctctcattcccgtgtgggtcggttcattcatgttccctccacctagaagcctgccaggagccgctcattgtccgtgcaactgatgacaccggcgatcaccccccgccctcttcggccccgggcctcacatgcccaccagcttccgcttggttcctccccgaaccacaccgtactaagagaggtcggctctgaactaaatacaccagaatattaaattgttgaacaatacgaatttataatcgagttttatattttgttgaattaattgttgttggactatttgatgttataaattgaggctgttataactgtgttgatacggtgacaatgatctgataattattgttgaattatttagatacatcacaagcctcaggatcaaagaaatagccagattgtatatatactcgattatcaggtacgtgttgacgtacgagcatatgttgttattgtttagtattgatgaatactattgtgttgaacgatgataaatcaccggaattgggtgatttggtattatatttgttgttgtttattattgttgatattgttgactatcgttgttgggagacgtctcgttgatgttgtcacgttgatgttgttcgttcaacgatattgccatcgccggtgttggggtgcgacgtatcgttgatgttgttattcgttcgacgatattgctgtcgccggtttTGGGGTGCGACGtgtcgtcgatgttgttgttcgttcgacgatattgctgtcgccgatgttggggtgcgacgtatcgtcgatgttgttgcattgtgatgttgttgaggttgttgttggctgattgtccagaaacggcaaagggggtatttctattatgatttcagttatattttatgttgttaatataactgttatgtattgcgatgatgattgttgtatatgctcaccctttgagggctgtttctgttgggcaggttacaggactatgcgtgagacatgatagtggtgaagtactaggtgtgtctagtcaaacagtcttgtagttgatagtagatagagacaatgtagcttattgtcttatttgagttgtatgtgtgtatgtattatactgtttctgctacactgacgtagatagtgtggtgattgcactattttgtcgtatatgcattatattattacgtcgtcgaaaaaaaaatattatgcatatgacgtcacatgttgcatgattacgtgacaaggtttggggcgccacatcGGGTATCGGTGAGATACCTGAATCCGAACTCGAAAATTAATTTCGGGTATCGGGTACCCGACGAacccgatttttttaaaaaatacccgACCCGATCGGGTTTTAACCGATCGGATCGGATCGGGTACCCGATACCCGAAAATAAACGTTCACCCCTAATTCTAATAATGAGAAATTTAAAAACCTGCGGCGTTGACTATTGGTTGGATTCCTGCCTCCATTATCCGCGTTTTCCATGTATGAATCGTCAGGTTTAAATACATATGCAACAAGGATTCAAATATGTCAGATCAGTAGGGATGCAAATGTGGCAGATAAAAGTTCAGATTTTGAGATCAGAACTCTGCTAGATCTTGAAACATTTTAGTTTAATCTACCaaccaaaatgtaaatttgtaTGTAAAGATTAtaataaaacaatatttaagAAGCCTTGAGATAATGATTTAGTGACTCTGTTAACATTATGCGATAGATTATATCATAAGACCGTTAAGCTCGTAATAAAAACATTATCACCTGCAATATCAAAACAAACAAacgaatttgatatgattactAATATAAAGCAACATAATAAATCATAGACGATAAACATATTTATTGTTAAAAACAAACCAGATGAAGATGTGGGCGAGTAGATCTGATCCATTGAATTGAGTATGACATTTCTACAAATAACCTGTTTGCAACCGGTATCCTTCAGCTTTTGAGAAAAAAGCACAAAGTcaaaaccaacaaaaaaattaaacttaaaCCAACAAAcagaaaatcataaataatctGTTTATCCATTGGACACTAACCAAGTACTTTTTAAAATTGActcaaaaaatttagaaattgtAATATCCATGCCAAAAATGGTTATTTGGGAGACGTGATAAAGATATATCAATCAATAAATAAGTCTCTTGTAAGACAGTCTCATATATATTTATTCATGAGAGTGGTCAATCATACTTATATTTATagtaaaagtaatatttttgacattaaaagtaatactttttaatgATTGACCAAAGTAAAAGATTTCTCAAACAAAATTAACTCATAAAATCTCCCACAAAAATTTTTGTGATCACCTGTGTTAGAACCTTGTGACATTAATGTCACACGAAAAGAAAAAAACTTTATTCATTTATGTACCATTCAAAAAGCATAAACTTTTTTTATGGAACTATCACCTAATTCAaactttttaataaaaattctccttatttataataataattacaaacaattttttaaaaatataatataaaattttaaaataatattaattataaacaaattgaaatgtatattttaaaaaatacataatatattttatcCCAACAGCTGGGAACTCCCCATGAGAGCTCTTAGGAGCTTCCATTGGGATGCACTTATGCGTACAGATGTAGGAAAAGAACGtcttatgatgatatgttgggTTAATCACATAAGTTCGTAAGTGTTAAATTTATCAGTGTTGTTTCGATAAATATGGGTGATGATACAATATATGTATGAAAGAAAGTATGGTATTTTGAAACTTTATACACAACTGagacatattttaaaatatgaaataccAGCAAATATTTAAGcatatgagaaaatatgtagATGACTGATGAAGTCATTAGTTCGATTCTTTTACCAAAACTTTATTAGACAAGCCAATCACATAAAATTTgttaaatataatttacttGATTAAAGTGATTTACATGCTGCTGGCTGAATGTGAAAATAAAATACAGTTTTCTCAAATTTAAATGATAGTCAATCTCCCACATAAATACATAACAAGTTCTTCGTGCATCCGAAAACCCAAACGTACGTAAATTTCCAAGGTTTACAACACCAATAATAtaatcaatcaatttaattaccAAGCTGAAGATTTCCAACAAGTGGAAAATATATAGGCCATCCATCATTATAGACAAATTATGACTAATTTGTACATTAGTTGTGTAACTAGCAATTTGGGTACAACCTATAAATTACgaaaaatattgattaaatCTTACCAATAATCTCCACACGAGCAATGACCATTCTTGAAATGGTGAAACCCGCTTGCGTCCCGGGCTACGATTTCTCGGTTTTTGACGATAGATATGTACTTTATAACAACATGCCAGTCATCACATACCCGTAAATTCTTCATTATCCTAATGGCAATGCCATCTGGTGTGCTCATCAGTGCGTAAGCTAGAGCTATTTTTTCACTGTGGTGCCCCAAATTGTATTCTTTTTCCTCCACATCCATATCGTGAAGAACGACGTCTGTGTCAGGTACATATCCGAGTAGTTTGAGTTCACCTGTTAGTTCTTTCAAGTACAACTATCACCTGTTGTGAAACGATGCACCCGATTC contains the following coding sequences:
- the LOC142505638 gene encoding B-box zinc finger protein 20-like, giving the protein MTKLHEFFFQNSLSISNSLAVSCHFLFHSTNHFPNISNIKRKRDNKEMKIRCDECGKEAYVFCTADEAALCQNCDDRIHNANKIALKHPRFSLEHPLCKESPSCDVCQERKALLFCQEHRALLCKKCDVPVHRANEHTRKHNRFLLTGVKISPAADSEHQATTSPIKLRSETNTKNSVTMETSFQSNSVSNNSEQMSNFYGYDNESSQLVGQQGSASTSSISEYFMEGLPGWHVEDLLDPSPFRFL